A portion of the Bacillus sp. es.034 genome contains these proteins:
- a CDS encoding valine--tRNA ligase produces the protein METQDQQLSMPTKYDPNAIEQGRYKWWLEGKYFEATNDKEKEPYTIVIPPPNVTGKLHLGHAWDTALQDILTRMKRMQGYDVLWLPGMDHAGIATQAKVDEKLRSQGISRYDLGREKFVEETWKWKEEYAEHIRQQWAKVGLGLDYSRERFTLDEGLSDAVQKVFIDLYNKGLIYRGEYIINWDPATKTALSDIEVIHKDVQGAFYHMRYPLADGSGHIEIATTRPETMLGDTAVAVHPEDDRYKHLIGKKVTLPIVGREIPIVGDDYVDMEFGSGAVKITPAHDPNDFEIGNRHNLERILVMNEDGTMNEKANKYNGMDRFDCRKQIVKDLQDSGVLFKIEEHMHSVGHSERSGAIVEPYLSKQWFVKMDSLAEKSIQLQKEENKVNFVPDRFENTYLRWMENTRDWCISRQLWWGHRIPAWYHNETGEIHVGEEAPEDLENWTQEDDVLDTWFSSALWPFSTLGWPDTNAEDFKRYYPTSTLVTGYDIIPFWVSRMIFQGLEFTGERPFKDVLIHGLVRDAEGRKMSKSLGNGIDPMDVIEKYGSDSLRYFLTTGSSPGQDLRFSFEKVESVWNFANKIWNASRFALMNMGGMTYDEIDLSGEKSVADKWILTRLNETIETVTRLADRYEFGEVGRLLYNFIWDDFCDWYIEMAKLPLYGEDEAAKKTTRSILAYVLDNTMRLLHPFMPFITEEIWQNLPHQGESITVAAWPTVDDKLTDKAAAEEMKLLVDIIRAVRNVRAEVNTPMSKQINLMLKAKDANTLTIIEKNQSYIEKFCNPEKLEMGTDLEAPEKAMTAVVTGVDLYLPLEGLINIEEEITRLQKELDKWTKEVSRVQGKLNNEKFVSKAPQKVVDEEKEKEKDYLEKQATVKARIEELKSV, from the coding sequence ATGGAAACTCAAGATCAACAATTATCAATGCCGACAAAATATGATCCGAATGCCATTGAACAGGGCCGGTACAAATGGTGGCTCGAAGGCAAATACTTCGAAGCGACAAACGATAAGGAAAAGGAACCTTACACCATCGTCATCCCTCCGCCGAACGTTACGGGGAAACTTCATCTTGGTCACGCATGGGACACAGCGCTGCAGGACATCCTGACAAGAATGAAACGCATGCAGGGATACGACGTACTATGGCTTCCGGGTATGGACCATGCAGGGATTGCCACACAGGCAAAAGTAGATGAAAAACTCCGTAGCCAGGGGATTTCACGCTATGACCTCGGTCGTGAGAAATTCGTGGAAGAAACGTGGAAATGGAAAGAAGAATATGCCGAGCACATCCGCCAGCAGTGGGCGAAAGTCGGGCTCGGGCTTGATTACAGCCGCGAACGCTTCACACTTGACGAAGGGTTATCAGATGCGGTTCAAAAGGTGTTCATCGATCTTTACAATAAAGGTTTGATCTACCGCGGGGAATATATCATCAACTGGGACCCTGCGACAAAGACGGCATTATCCGATATCGAGGTTATTCATAAAGATGTACAGGGTGCGTTCTATCATATGAGATATCCACTGGCTGACGGAAGCGGGCACATTGAAATCGCCACAACCCGTCCTGAAACGATGCTTGGTGATACGGCGGTAGCGGTACATCCGGAAGACGACCGCTACAAGCATTTAATCGGGAAAAAGGTTACCCTTCCAATCGTAGGGCGTGAAATCCCGATCGTAGGTGACGATTATGTGGATATGGAATTCGGTTCCGGTGCGGTGAAAATCACACCTGCCCATGACCCGAATGACTTTGAAATCGGGAACCGTCATAATCTTGAACGCATCCTTGTGATGAATGAGGATGGTACGATGAACGAGAAAGCTAATAAATATAACGGCATGGATCGTTTTGACTGCCGCAAGCAAATCGTGAAGGACCTTCAGGACTCAGGTGTATTGTTCAAGATTGAAGAGCATATGCATTCGGTTGGGCATTCGGAGCGTAGCGGGGCGATTGTTGAGCCTTATCTATCAAAACAATGGTTTGTAAAGATGGATTCCCTGGCAGAAAAGTCAATTCAACTTCAAAAAGAAGAAAATAAAGTAAACTTTGTTCCGGACCGTTTTGAAAACACATATCTTCGCTGGATGGAGAATACACGCGACTGGTGTATCTCCCGTCAGCTATGGTGGGGACACAGAATACCTGCCTGGTACCATAATGAGACAGGGGAAATACATGTAGGAGAAGAAGCTCCTGAAGATTTGGAAAACTGGACACAGGAAGATGATGTACTGGATACATGGTTCAGTTCTGCACTATGGCCGTTCTCTACATTAGGCTGGCCGGATACAAACGCAGAAGATTTCAAACGTTATTATCCGACAAGTACCCTTGTAACAGGCTACGATATCATTCCTTTCTGGGTTTCCCGGATGATTTTCCAAGGGTTGGAGTTTACTGGAGAGCGTCCTTTCAAAGACGTATTGATTCACGGTTTGGTTCGTGACGCTGAAGGAAGAAAAATGAGTAAGTCTCTTGGGAATGGTATTGACCCGATGGATGTCATCGAAAAATACGGTTCCGACTCCCTTCGTTACTTCCTGACAACGGGAAGTTCACCAGGACAGGATCTTCGCTTCTCATTTGAAAAGGTTGAGTCGGTTTGGAACTTTGCGAATAAGATCTGGAACGCATCCCGATTTGCCCTAATGAACATGGGTGGCATGACATACGACGAAATCGATCTATCAGGTGAGAAGTCTGTTGCAGATAAATGGATCCTTACCCGATTAAATGAAACGATTGAAACGGTGACACGCCTTGCAGATCGTTATGAGTTCGGTGAAGTTGGACGCTTACTATACAACTTCATCTGGGATGATTTCTGTGACTGGTATATTGAAATGGCGAAGCTGCCTCTATATGGTGAAGACGAAGCGGCCAAGAAGACGACACGTTCGATCCTGGCATATGTACTCGACAACACCATGAGACTATTACACCCATTCATGCCGTTTATTACCGAGGAAATATGGCAGAACTTGCCGCATCAAGGCGAATCCATCACTGTAGCAGCATGGCCGACAGTTGACGATAAGCTGACAGACAAAGCGGCTGCAGAAGAGATGAAGCTGCTGGTTGATATCATCCGTGCCGTACGGAATGTTCGTGCCGAGGTGAACACGCCGATGAGTAAACAAATCAACCTGATGCTGAAAGCCAAGGATGCAAACACCCTGACGATCATCGAAAAGAATCAATCATATATCGAGAAATTCTGTAATCCGGAAAAGCTAGAGATGGGTACGGATCTTGAGGCACCGGAAAAAGCGATGACGGCAGTCGTGACAGGCGTGGATCTGTACCTTCCATTAGAAGGACTGATCAATATCGAAGAAGAAATCACACGTCTTCAAAAAGAACTGGATAAATGGACGAAGGAAGTTTCCCGTGTCCAAGGCAAGCTTAACAATGAAAAGTTTGTAAGCAAAGCCCCTCAGAAAGTAGTCGACGAGGAAAAAGAGAAAGAAAAAGATTATTTAGAGAAACAAGCGACTGTGAAAGCCAGAATTGAAGAGCTTAAATCGGTTTAA
- a CDS encoding folylpolyglutamate synthase/dihydrofolate synthase family protein yields MNYEQAVAWIHSRLRLGIKPGLMRMNHLLEELGNPHQKLKTVHIAGTNGKGSTVTYLRNVLQEAGYTVGTFTSPYFERFNERISMNGDPVSDGDLSRLVEKIKPIAEMMEQSEWGAPSEFEVITAMSFYYFAELQPVDLVLYEVGLGGRLDSTNVIIPMVSVITSIGMDHMQFLGNRLEDIAFEKAGIIKHRVPVISGVHQPEARNVIKETALEKESDVFQLGQDFTAVRVALLEKGERFEYTSPVQHDVFDLSMIGTHQINNAALAIKVVELLGKNQEMKIELEHIKTGLKKASWPGRMEALSDTREIYIDGAHNPEGVDALVKTINERFLHKKVTVLFSALHDKELRPMISQLEEAVDDIGFTTFDFPRVASVEELYEASSHPNKAKVHNWKKYLEEKIAIMEEDEALLITGSLYFLSEVKPYLLPLLENYRKK; encoded by the coding sequence ATGAATTATGAACAAGCTGTCGCGTGGATCCACTCAAGACTCAGACTTGGGATCAAGCCGGGATTGATGCGAATGAATCATCTGCTGGAGGAACTCGGGAACCCTCATCAAAAGCTGAAAACCGTCCATATTGCCGGTACGAATGGAAAAGGGTCCACGGTTACCTATTTGAGGAATGTGTTACAGGAAGCAGGATATACAGTCGGAACGTTTACCTCTCCTTATTTTGAACGCTTCAATGAACGGATCAGCATGAACGGAGATCCTGTCAGCGATGGGGATTTGTCGCGTCTTGTCGAAAAGATCAAGCCTATCGCGGAAATGATGGAACAATCGGAGTGGGGCGCGCCATCAGAATTTGAAGTCATTACGGCCATGAGCTTTTATTATTTTGCCGAATTGCAACCCGTCGACCTTGTCCTATATGAGGTTGGGCTCGGGGGAAGACTGGATTCGACGAATGTCATCATTCCCATGGTTTCCGTGATCACGAGCATCGGAATGGATCATATGCAGTTTCTTGGTAACAGGTTGGAAGATATCGCATTTGAGAAAGCGGGAATCATCAAGCACAGGGTACCGGTCATTTCAGGGGTTCATCAGCCTGAAGCAAGGAACGTAATCAAAGAAACAGCCCTTGAAAAGGAAAGTGATGTATTTCAACTTGGGCAGGACTTTACTGCAGTGCGTGTCGCCTTATTGGAAAAGGGAGAAAGATTCGAGTATACATCTCCCGTGCAGCATGACGTGTTCGACCTTTCCATGATCGGAACCCATCAAATCAATAATGCAGCCCTTGCCATAAAAGTCGTCGAGCTCCTTGGGAAAAATCAGGAGATGAAAATAGAACTGGAGCACATCAAGACAGGATTAAAGAAGGCATCATGGCCGGGGAGAATGGAGGCATTATCAGATACACGTGAGATTTATATTGATGGTGCCCATAATCCAGAAGGGGTGGATGCCCTCGTGAAGACAATCAACGAACGCTTCCTTCATAAAAAGGTGACCGTCCTTTTCTCGGCACTTCATGATAAAGAGTTAAGACCGATGATCTCTCAATTGGAAGAAGCCGTGGATGACATCGGATTTACGACCTTTGATTTTCCGAGAGTGGCATCGGTTGAAGAACTTTACGAAGCTTCTTCGCATCCAAATAAGGCAAAAGTCCACAATTGGAAAAAGTATCTTGAAGAGAAAATCGCCATCATGGAAGAAGATGAAGCCCTGCTCATAACCGGCTCCTTGTACTTTTTATCAGAAGTAAAACCATATTTACTTCCTTTATTGGAAAATTACAGAAAAAAGTAA
- a CDS encoding sensor domain-containing diguanylate cyclase, translating to MTLPLKKKLYILLAWLAVVPAGLYFTYQYYPPENIAGNELEFITLVAFATFIPLMPIVINGATIFFIQWVTLVGFIKYGLFIEIVLMQFSIIPLLIRLRVTKSDWHRIPLNSLMFFLVSYISGLIYFMVGGEIAERELSQLILPILCYQIVSIMINQVLLLVYHHYVANNDVRFYSKDFVWDFTANMIMFPLSLSLYYLTFELGAFASLLIGVPFVSLSIILKLYNSSENINEYLQKAGEIGHQLTESLKVKEVLDIFIEKIIETLPVEYAYILDCHEEGLVLLRRFENGEMKSNNLRPLQKNQGISGVVWETGKSVLYTSRSEWTDIAEGYMPEDVESVLCVPIVRSQKVRGILLLASSKKKAYEKFQLMIVDILCSYFGIAIANARHHERTKKNSERCALTGLYNYRYFEDLLSMEYNHLEAGKRKTLSLIMLDLDHFKVINDNYGHQSGNEILIQLAERLRALISTKGTVARYGGEEFVILLPDTEREEALRIAEYVRGTIANQPFTLHDSLDESNKQIMVRITASIGVSTAPQDADDTMALIRHADRALYTGAKQAGRNRVAQYVK from the coding sequence ATGACGTTACCATTGAAGAAAAAGCTGTATATATTGCTTGCATGGCTTGCGGTTGTACCGGCTGGTTTATATTTTACATATCAATACTATCCTCCTGAAAATATTGCAGGGAATGAGCTTGAGTTTATCACATTGGTGGCATTTGCCACTTTTATTCCCCTGATGCCCATCGTGATCAACGGTGCGACCATCTTCTTCATCCAGTGGGTGACACTCGTCGGGTTCATCAAGTATGGTCTATTTATTGAGATCGTTTTGATGCAGTTCTCCATCATCCCCTTGCTCATCAGGCTACGGGTGACGAAAAGCGACTGGCACAGGATCCCATTGAATTCACTGATGTTCTTTTTGGTTTCATACATCAGTGGGCTGATCTATTTTATGGTGGGAGGGGAGATCGCCGAAAGGGAACTCAGTCAGCTGATCCTACCGATCCTTTGTTACCAGATCGTATCCATTATGATCAATCAGGTCCTCCTCCTTGTCTATCATCATTATGTGGCTAACAATGACGTGCGTTTTTACAGTAAAGACTTTGTGTGGGATTTCACCGCCAATATGATCATGTTCCCTCTTTCTCTCTCACTTTACTATTTGACATTTGAACTGGGAGCGTTTGCCTCGTTGCTGATTGGAGTCCCGTTTGTCAGTCTCTCCATCATCTTAAAGCTCTACAATTCATCCGAGAATATCAATGAATACCTCCAAAAAGCAGGGGAAATCGGGCATCAACTCACAGAAAGCCTCAAGGTCAAAGAAGTCCTGGATATTTTCATCGAGAAGATCATCGAAACCCTTCCTGTCGAATATGCGTATATCCTCGACTGCCATGAGGAGGGGTTGGTGCTTCTCAGACGTTTTGAAAATGGGGAAATGAAATCGAATAACCTTCGTCCCCTCCAGAAAAATCAGGGGATCAGCGGAGTGGTCTGGGAAACGGGGAAATCCGTCCTGTATACGTCCCGGTCGGAATGGACCGATATCGCCGAAGGCTATATGCCGGAGGATGTGGAAAGCGTGTTATGCGTGCCAATCGTCAGGAGCCAGAAGGTGAGAGGTATCCTTCTCCTCGCTTCCTCCAAAAAGAAAGCGTATGAGAAATTCCAATTAATGATCGTCGATATCCTATGCTCCTATTTCGGGATTGCCATTGCCAATGCAAGGCACCATGAACGGACGAAAAAGAACAGTGAACGATGCGCCCTCACTGGCCTATACAATTACCGCTACTTCGAGGATCTCCTTTCCATGGAATACAATCATCTCGAAGCAGGAAAGAGAAAGACCCTGTCCCTCATCATGCTGGATCTTGACCACTTCAAAGTGATCAATGATAACTACGGTCACCAGAGTGGTAACGAAATCCTCATACAACTGGCGGAACGCTTGCGTGCATTGATTTCGACTAAAGGAACCGTCGCAAGATACGGCGGGGAGGAATTTGTGATCCTCCTTCCCGACACGGAACGGGAAGAGGCACTCCGCATCGCAGAATACGTCAGGGGCACGATTGCCAATCAGCCGTTCACTCTCCATGACAGCCTGGACGAATCCAACAAACAGATAATGGTCAGGATCACGGCGAGCATCGGCGTATCCACCGCACCCCAGGATGCAGACGACACCATGGCCCTCATCCGTCATGCCGACCGGGCCCTTTATACTGGGGCGAAGCAGGCGGGGAGGAACCGGGTGGCGCAGTATGTGAAATAG